A window from Pseudomonas campi encodes these proteins:
- the adk gene encoding adenylate kinase, with translation MRVILLGAPGAGKGTQAGFITQKFGIPQISTGDMLRAAVKAGTELGLKAKSIMESGGLVSDDLIINLVKERIAQADCAKGFLFDGFPRTIPQAEALKEAGVIIDNVVEIAVDDEEIVQRIAGRRVHEASGRVYHVVYNPPKVAGKDDVSGDELVQRKDDTEETVRHRLSVYHSQTKPLVDFYQKLSAAEGTPKYSAIAGVGSVDEITGKVLAALS, from the coding sequence ATGCGCGTGATTCTGTTGGGGGCGCCCGGTGCCGGCAAAGGTACCCAAGCTGGTTTCATTACCCAAAAGTTCGGTATTCCGCAGATTTCCACTGGCGACATGCTGCGTGCAGCGGTCAAGGCCGGTACCGAGCTGGGCCTGAAGGCCAAGAGCATCATGGAAAGCGGCGGTCTGGTCTCCGATGACCTGATCATCAACCTAGTCAAGGAACGCATTGCCCAGGCCGACTGCGCCAAAGGTTTCCTGTTCGACGGCTTCCCGCGCACCATTCCGCAGGCTGAAGCCCTGAAGGAAGCCGGCGTGATCATCGACAACGTGGTCGAAATCGCCGTCGACGACGAAGAAATCGTTCAGCGCATCGCCGGTCGTCGTGTGCACGAGGCCAGCGGCCGCGTCTACCACGTGGTCTACAACCCGCCGAAAGTGGCAGGCAAGGACGATGTCAGCGGCGACGAGCTGGTACAGCGCAAGGACGATACCGAAGAAACCGTGCGTCATCGCCTGTCCGTCTACCACTCGCAGACCAAGCCACTGGTGGACTTCTACCAGAAGCTCTCGGCTGCCGAAGGCACGCCGAAGTATAGCGCCATCGCTGGCGTTGGCTCGGTGGACGAGATCACCGGCAAGGTGCTGGCTGCTCTCAGCTGA
- a CDS encoding flavohemoglobin expression-modulating QEGLA motif protein — MSRRNTPDDYHSTIRALSDRIVEAQTPIRVLDAIKWDDSIRQGFIKAKGKQMPAVDRSYYDSRPLSFDSTAKKLEFQNIERDITRQLGQFNPVGQIMRRMCKEYRMVIRMLEARGTADFGLISQELYGAASDAFHAGDPTLADLGLMLSGYLNNIAARGDLEDEAKNLTAKDAVVILQERLSAVFGDETIRVFESDGIVADAAAGADYIKIRSDALFNQRDVRALEVHEGMVHVGTTLNGLNQPICTFLAKGPPSSTVTQEGLAILMEVIAFASYPTRLRKLTNRTRAIHMAEEGADFLQVYEFYREQGFSLEESYGNASRAFRGSTPTGLPFTKDLSYLKGFILIYNYIQLAVRKGKLEQIPLLFCGKTTLEDMRTLRQLVDEGLVAPPKYLPPQFRDLNALSAWMCFSNFLNHLSLDRIEADYANIL; from the coding sequence ATGAGCAGACGCAATACGCCGGACGACTACCACAGCACCATCCGTGCCCTGTCCGATCGCATCGTCGAGGCGCAGACCCCGATCCGCGTGCTCGATGCGATCAAGTGGGACGACAGCATCCGCCAGGGCTTCATCAAGGCCAAGGGCAAGCAGATGCCGGCGGTGGATCGCAGCTACTACGACAGCCGCCCGCTGAGCTTCGATTCGACGGCGAAGAAGCTGGAATTCCAGAACATCGAGCGCGATATCACCCGCCAGCTCGGCCAGTTCAACCCGGTCGGGCAGATCATGCGGCGCATGTGCAAGGAATACCGCATGGTCATCCGCATGCTCGAAGCGCGCGGCACTGCGGATTTCGGCCTGATCTCCCAGGAGCTGTATGGCGCGGCGTCCGACGCCTTCCATGCTGGCGACCCGACCCTGGCCGACCTCGGCCTGATGCTTTCCGGCTACCTGAATAACATCGCCGCCCGTGGCGACCTCGAGGACGAGGCCAAGAACCTCACCGCCAAGGACGCCGTGGTGATTCTTCAGGAGCGCCTGTCTGCGGTGTTCGGCGACGAAACCATCCGCGTTTTCGAATCCGACGGCATCGTTGCCGACGCGGCGGCAGGTGCTGACTACATCAAGATTCGCAGTGACGCGCTGTTCAACCAGCGCGATGTGCGCGCCCTGGAAGTGCATGAGGGCATGGTGCATGTCGGCACCACGCTGAATGGCCTGAACCAGCCGATCTGTACCTTCCTGGCCAAGGGTCCACCCTCGTCCACGGTGACCCAGGAAGGCCTGGCCATCCTTATGGAGGTGATTGCCTTCGCCTCCTACCCGACCCGCCTGCGCAAGCTGACCAACCGTACCCGCGCCATCCACATGGCCGAGGAGGGCGCCGACTTCCTGCAGGTCTACGAGTTCTACCGCGAACAGGGCTTCAGCCTGGAAGAGAGCTACGGCAACGCCAGTCGCGCCTTCCGCGGTTCGACCCCGACCGGCCTGCCGTTCACCAAGGACCTGTCCTACCTCAAGGGCTTCATCCTGATCTACAACTACATCCAGCTGGCCGTGCGCAAAGGCAAGCTGGAGCAGATCCCGCTGCTGTTCTGTGGCAAAACCACTCTGGAAGACATGCGCACCCTGCGCCAACTGGTCGACGAAGGCCTGGTGGCTCCACCCAAGTACCTGCCGCCGCAGTTCCGCGACCTCAACGCGCTGTCGGCCTGGATGTGCTTCTCCAACTTCCTCAATCACCTGAGCCTGGACCGCATCGAAGCGGACTACGCGAATATCCTGTAG
- a CDS encoding DUF72 domain-containing protein encodes MLPYFLGCPSWSEPAWRDSLYPDNARSTDFLPLYARLFNAVEGNTTFYARPSAQAVARWAQLMPAGFRFCAKLPRTISHTADLREQLVAAEDFLRLLAPLGERCSPLWLQLPASFGPSRLGELQYFVAELGRSLAVEVRHPAFFAKGEEERALNRLLRELQVERICLDSRALFSCQSSDPAVLHAQAKKPRLPPRPTAFTLHPQLRFIGHPELAANDVFMAPWLDKVAGWIEQGLKPYVFLHTPDNLRAPHLALRFHQQLRERLPGLPALAFPELQERELQLGLL; translated from the coding sequence GTGCTGCCTTACTTTCTCGGCTGCCCGTCTTGGAGCGAGCCAGCCTGGCGCGATTCCCTCTATCCCGATAACGCCCGCAGTACCGACTTCCTGCCGCTGTATGCCCGCCTGTTCAATGCTGTGGAAGGCAACACCACCTTCTACGCTCGGCCTTCGGCGCAGGCCGTGGCGCGCTGGGCGCAGCTGATGCCGGCGGGTTTCCGCTTCTGCGCCAAGCTGCCGCGCACTATCAGCCACACCGCCGATCTGCGCGAGCAACTGGTCGCCGCCGAGGACTTCCTGCGTCTGCTCGCGCCACTGGGCGAGCGCTGCTCGCCGCTCTGGCTGCAGTTGCCGGCCAGCTTCGGCCCGTCGCGCCTGGGCGAGTTGCAGTATTTCGTCGCAGAGTTGGGACGCAGCCTGGCGGTGGAAGTGCGCCATCCGGCGTTCTTCGCCAAGGGCGAGGAGGAGCGGGCGCTCAACCGGCTGCTGCGGGAGCTGCAGGTGGAGCGCATCTGTCTGGATTCGCGGGCGCTGTTCAGCTGTCAGTCCAGTGATCCGGCGGTGCTGCATGCACAGGCAAAGAAGCCGCGTTTGCCGCCACGGCCGACGGCATTCACCCTGCACCCGCAACTGCGCTTTATCGGCCATCCCGAGCTGGCGGCGAACGATGTGTTCATGGCGCCCTGGCTGGACAAGGTGGCGGGCTGGATCGAGCAGGGGCTAAAGCCTTACGTATTCCTGCATACCCCGGACAACCTGCGGGCGCCGCATCTGGCGCTGCGTTTTCACCAGCAACTGCGCGAGCGCTTGCCGGGGCTGCCGGCACTGGCGTTTCCCGAGCTGCAGGAGCGGGAGTTGCAACTGGGGTTGCTCTAA
- a CDS encoding efflux RND transporter periplasmic adaptor subunit, with translation MFRHALSVAVPLSLITLLVACGNGETVEAPVRPAMVVQPQPAGDAMETYPGEVRARFEPELAFRIGGKISKRLVDAGARVKKDQPLAELDPEDVKLQLEAARAQVAAAEANLKLVRTERDRYQTLLARQLISQSQYDNVENQYRAGEARVKQIKAEFNVANNQAGYSVLRASQDGVIARRLAEVGQVVSAGQTVFTLAADGEREVLISVPEHAFERFRIGQDVSVELWSQPGKRFPGRIRELSPAADAQSRTFAARVAFAGGAMKAELGQSARVAIKAEGEVPLSVPMSALSAEKDVPFVWVVDPKESKVVRTLVRIGRYGQERVSVLEGLKEGDWVVAAGVQMLRDGQKIKPVDRDNRTVKLIAGE, from the coding sequence ATGTTTCGCCATGCCTTGTCCGTCGCTGTGCCCCTGAGCCTGATCACCCTGCTGGTTGCCTGCGGCAACGGCGAAACCGTTGAAGCGCCGGTACGTCCGGCCATGGTGGTGCAGCCGCAGCCTGCGGGCGACGCCATGGAAACCTACCCAGGCGAGGTGCGCGCGCGCTTCGAACCTGAGCTGGCCTTCCGCATCGGTGGCAAGATCAGCAAGCGCCTGGTGGATGCCGGGGCGCGGGTGAAGAAGGATCAGCCGCTGGCCGAACTGGACCCCGAGGACGTCAAACTGCAACTGGAGGCCGCCCGTGCCCAGGTCGCGGCGGCGGAAGCCAACCTCAAGCTGGTGCGCACCGAGCGTGATCGCTACCAGACCCTGTTGGCCCGCCAGCTGATCAGTCAGTCGCAGTACGACAATGTGGAAAACCAGTACCGCGCCGGTGAAGCGCGGGTCAAACAGATCAAGGCCGAGTTCAACGTGGCCAACAACCAGGCCGGCTATTCGGTGCTGCGCGCTTCCCAGGACGGCGTGATTGCCCGTCGTCTGGCCGAGGTCGGTCAGGTGGTCTCGGCTGGGCAGACGGTATTTACCTTGGCGGCCGATGGTGAGCGCGAAGTGCTGATCAGCGTCCCAGAACATGCCTTCGAGCGTTTCCGCATTGGCCAGGACGTCAGCGTCGAGCTGTGGTCGCAGCCGGGCAAGCGTTTCCCCGGACGCATCCGCGAGTTGTCGCCGGCCGCCGACGCGCAGTCGCGCACCTTCGCCGCCCGTGTGGCCTTTGCCGGCGGGGCGATGAAAGCCGAGCTGGGGCAGAGTGCCCGCGTGGCGATCAAGGCCGAGGGCGAGGTGCCGCTGTCGGTGCCGATGTCGGCGCTCAGCGCGGAAAAGGACGTGCCCTTTGTCTGGGTGGTCGATCCCAAGGAATCCAAGGTGGTCCGTACCCTGGTACGCATCGGCCGCTATGGTCAGGAGCGCGTATCGGTGCTGGAAGGCCTGAAGGAGGGCGACTGGGTGGTTGCCGCCGGTGTGCAGATGCTGCGTGACGGGCAGAAGATCAAGCCGGTGGATCGCGACAATCGCACCGTCAAGCTGATCGCCGGGGAGTAA
- a CDS encoding class I SAM-dependent methyltransferase — MSDERHIARIRVEALAPGHAPGASQWAQRLGLPLDGAANFALQLGAEGLQLAELGPQAPGPVRVDFVEGAVAHRRLFGGGSGQMIAKAVGVQSGVRPVVLDATAGLGRDAFVLASLGCQMTLIERQPIIAALLEDGLERALQDAEVAPIARQMRLLCGNAIELMSQWQGEPPQVIYLDPMFPHRDKSALVKKEMRLFRPLVGDDMDAPALLEAALALASHRVVVKRPRKAPIIEGGKPSYALEGKSSRYDIYPKKALKP; from the coding sequence ATGAGTGACGAGCGGCATATAGCCAGAATTCGCGTCGAAGCCCTGGCTCCAGGCCATGCGCCAGGCGCCTCGCAGTGGGCGCAGCGTCTGGGCTTGCCCCTGGATGGCGCGGCGAATTTTGCCCTGCAACTGGGCGCCGAGGGTTTGCAGCTGGCCGAGCTGGGGCCGCAGGCGCCGGGGCCGGTGCGGGTGGATTTCGTCGAGGGCGCGGTGGCGCACCGGCGTCTGTTCGGCGGCGGCAGCGGGCAGATGATTGCCAAGGCGGTCGGCGTGCAGTCCGGGGTGCGCCCAGTGGTGCTGGATGCCACGGCGGGGCTGGGGCGTGATGCTTTCGTGCTGGCCAGCCTGGGTTGCCAGATGACCCTGATCGAGCGTCAGCCGATCATCGCCGCATTGCTCGAGGATGGCCTGGAACGCGCCCTGCAGGATGCCGAAGTGGCGCCGATTGCCAGGCAGATGCGTCTGCTCTGTGGCAACGCTATCGAGCTGATGAGCCAGTGGCAGGGCGAGCCGCCGCAGGTGATCTACCTCGACCCGATGTTTCCCCATCGCGACAAGAGCGCGCTGGTGAAGAAGGAGATGCGCCTGTTCCGCCCGCTGGTCGGCGATGACATGGATGCCCCGGCACTGCTCGAGGCCGCGCTGGCCCTGGCCAGTCACCGGGTGGTGGTCAAGCGCCCGCGCAAGGCGCCGATCATCGAAGGCGGCAAGCCGAGCTATGCGCTGGAAGGCAAGTCCAGCCGCTACGACATCTACCCGAAGAAGGCGCTAAAGCCCTGA
- a CDS encoding TIGR00266 family protein gives MPSHKLDYEILGASAQTVEIILDPGETVIAEAGVMNYMTEGIRFETRMGDGSASGVLGKLWGAGKRLLTGESLFMTHFSNAGKGPQRVGFAAPYPGSVVPIELSQVGGKLICQKDAFLCAAYGTEIGISFNKRIGAGFFGGEGFILQKLEGDGLAFVHAGGTVIRKELNNETLRLDTGCLVAFTSGIDYDIALAGGLKSMLFGGEGILLATLKGTGTVWIQSLPFSRLAERIYDATFKAREEVRAGGKS, from the coding sequence ATGCCCAGCCACAAACTCGACTACGAAATCCTCGGCGCTTCGGCGCAGACCGTGGAGATCATTCTCGACCCGGGTGAGACGGTGATCGCCGAAGCCGGGGTGATGAACTACATGACCGAGGGCATTCGCTTCGAGACACGCATGGGCGATGGCTCGGCTAGCGGTGTGCTGGGTAAGCTGTGGGGCGCCGGCAAGCGTCTGCTCACTGGTGAGTCGCTGTTCATGACGCACTTTTCCAACGCCGGCAAAGGCCCGCAGCGGGTTGGTTTTGCCGCGCCTTACCCGGGCAGCGTGGTGCCCATCGAATTGAGCCAGGTCGGCGGCAAGCTGATCTGCCAGAAGGATGCCTTCCTCTGCGCCGCCTACGGCACCGAGATCGGCATCAGCTTCAACAAGCGCATCGGCGCCGGCTTCTTCGGCGGCGAGGGTTTCATCCTGCAGAAGCTGGAAGGCGACGGCCTGGCCTTCGTACATGCCGGCGGCACGGTAATCCGCAAGGAGCTGAACAACGAGACCCTGCGCCTGGATACCGGCTGCCTGGTGGCCTTCACCAGTGGCATCGACTACGACATCGCCCTGGCCGGCGGGTTGAAAAGCATGCTGTTCGGTGGCGAAGGCATTCTCCTGGCCACCCTCAAGGGCACCGGTACGGTATGGATCCAGAGTCTGCCGTTCTCGCGCCTGGCCGAGCGTATCTATGACGCGACCTTCAAGGCGCGTGAGGAAGTGCGGGCTGGCGGCAAGTCCTGA
- a CDS encoding pilin assembly protein, producing MKIRELVRHWEQNAKGRLTPSHYQIHLDLESAARLAALSEMYPKRSSEELLGELIGAALEELEASLPYVKGSKVVATDEQGDPLYEDIGPTPRFLALSRRYLQTLSAKQAGAKH from the coding sequence ATGAAGATCCGCGAGCTTGTCCGCCATTGGGAACAGAACGCCAAGGGTCGCCTGACCCCCAGCCATTATCAGATCCACCTGGACCTGGAGTCCGCCGCCCGTCTGGCTGCGCTCTCCGAGATGTACCCGAAACGCAGCAGCGAGGAGCTACTCGGCGAGTTGATTGGCGCCGCCCTGGAAGAGCTGGAAGCCAGCCTGCCGTATGTGAAAGGCAGCAAGGTGGTAGCCACCGACGAACAGGGCGACCCGCTGTATGAGGACATCGGCCCGACGCCGCGCTTTCTCGCCCTGTCGCGTCGTTACCTGCAGACACTCAGTGCCAAGCAGGCCGGCGCCAAGCACTGA
- the tsaB gene encoding tRNA (adenosine(37)-N6)-threonylcarbamoyltransferase complex dimerization subunit type 1 TsaB has translation MTTLLALDTATEACSVALLHDGKVLSHYEVIPRLHAQRLLPMIQTLLGEAGVELSALDAIAFGRGPGAFTGIRIAIGVVQGLAFALDRPVLPVSNLAVLAQRALREHGAQQVAAAIDARMDEVYWGCYRAEQGEMRLQGVEAVLPPEQASLPRGAAGEWFGAGTGWGTYGARIAVQPAGQDGGMLPHAEDLLQLARFAWARGEGLPADQAQPVYLRDKVATPKAAP, from the coding sequence ATGACCACCTTGCTGGCCCTGGATACCGCCACCGAAGCCTGTTCCGTTGCCCTGCTGCATGACGGCAAGGTGCTCAGTCACTACGAGGTGATCCCGCGCCTGCACGCCCAGCGCCTGCTGCCAATGATCCAGACCCTGCTGGGCGAGGCGGGTGTCGAACTCTCGGCACTGGATGCGATTGCCTTTGGTCGTGGTCCGGGGGCATTCACCGGTATCCGCATCGCCATCGGCGTGGTCCAGGGCCTGGCTTTCGCCCTGGATCGCCCGGTGTTGCCGGTGTCCAACCTGGCGGTGCTGGCCCAGCGCGCGTTGCGCGAGCACGGCGCGCAGCAGGTCGCGGCGGCCATCGATGCGCGTATGGATGAGGTGTACTGGGGTTGCTACCGTGCCGAGCAGGGCGAGATGCGCCTGCAGGGTGTCGAGGCGGTGCTGCCACCGGAGCAGGCCAGCCTGCCGCGTGGCGCTGCGGGTGAATGGTTCGGTGCGGGCACCGGTTGGGGCACTTACGGCGCGCGTATCGCCGTGCAACCCGCTGGCCAGGATGGCGGCATGCTGCCGCACGCCGAAGATCTGCTGCAGCTGGCCCGCTTCGCCTGGGCCCGTGGCGAAGGTTTGCCGGCGGACCAGGCGCAACCGGTCTATCTGCGCGATAAAGTCGCCACGCCCAAGGCGGCGCCTTAG
- the ppc gene encoding phosphoenolpyruvate carboxylase codes for MAKIDARLREEVHLLGDLLGDTIGNQRGAAFVDKVELIRQGAKAARKGSAAGEQQLRATLDGLSDDELLPVARAFNQFLNLANIAEQYHRIRRRGPSEPEPFENRVLDELLQRLQGAGHKSEQLARQIGRLDIELVLTAHPTEVARRTLIQKYDAIAAQLAALDHTDLLAAERAQVQLRLRRLIAEAWHTEEIRRTRPSPVDEAKWGFAVIEHSLWQAVPNFLRRTDQALQAATGLRLPLEAAPIRFASWMGGDRDGNPNVTAQVSREVLLLARWMAADLYLRDIDQLAAELSMQQASAELLRVVGAQPEPYRALLKQLRERLRATRAWSEAALAAEVAPGPEVLHDNRELLEPLELCYHSLHACGMGVIAEGALLDCLRRAATFGLFLVRLDLRQDAARHAAALSEITDYLGLGRYAEWDEDARIGFLLRELDNRRPLLPPQHRPSADTAEVLATCRVAAAAPAASLGSYVISMAGAPSDVLAVQLLLKEAGLQRPIRVVPLFETLADLDNAGPAIDRLLGLHGYRARLHGPQEVMIGYSDSAKDAGTTAAAWAQYRAQETLVEVCREHEVELLLFHGRGGTVGRGGGPAHAAILSQPPGSVAGRFRTTEQGEMIRFKFGLPDLAEQNLNLYLAAVLEATLQPPPAPEPAWRAAMDRLAADGVAAYRAVVREHPQFVEYFSQATPEQELGRLPLGSRPAKRRAGGVESLRAIPWIFAWTQTRLMLPAWLGWETALGSALQRGEQALLAQMREQWPFFRTRIDMLEMVLAKADGSIAALYDQRLVSPELQPLGAQLRDLLSQSCAIVLGLTGQSELLAHSPETREAITVRNIYLDPLHLLQAELLARSRQRQSPVEGPLEQALLVTVAGIAAGLRNTG; via the coding sequence ATGGCGAAAATCGATGCGCGCCTGCGTGAAGAGGTTCATCTGCTGGGTGATCTGCTCGGTGACACCATCGGCAATCAGCGCGGCGCGGCCTTTGTCGACAAGGTCGAGCTGATCCGCCAGGGGGCCAAAGCGGCGCGCAAAGGCTCGGCAGCCGGCGAGCAGCAACTGCGAGCGACCCTCGATGGCCTCAGCGACGACGAGCTGCTGCCGGTGGCGCGGGCCTTCAACCAGTTTCTCAACCTGGCCAATATCGCCGAGCAGTACCACCGTATTCGTCGGCGTGGCCCGAGCGAGCCGGAACCATTCGAGAATCGCGTGCTGGATGAGCTGTTGCAGCGCCTGCAGGGCGCCGGTCACAAGTCCGAGCAGTTGGCCCGGCAGATCGGCCGGCTGGATATCGAGCTGGTGCTCACCGCTCATCCCACCGAGGTGGCGCGGCGCACCCTGATCCAGAAATACGATGCGATTGCTGCTCAGCTCGCGGCGCTGGATCACACGGATCTGCTCGCCGCCGAGCGCGCCCAGGTGCAACTGCGCTTGCGCCGCCTGATTGCCGAGGCCTGGCATACCGAGGAGATCCGTCGCACTCGCCCCAGTCCGGTGGATGAGGCCAAGTGGGGCTTCGCGGTCATCGAGCATTCGCTGTGGCAGGCCGTACCGAACTTCCTGCGCCGTACCGACCAGGCCCTGCAGGCCGCCACCGGCCTGCGCCTGCCCCTTGAGGCGGCGCCGATCCGCTTCGCCTCGTGGATGGGCGGCGACCGCGACGGCAACCCCAATGTCACTGCCCAGGTTTCGCGCGAGGTGCTGTTGCTGGCGCGCTGGATGGCGGCCGACCTGTATTTGCGTGATATCGACCAGTTGGCCGCCGAGTTGTCCATGCAGCAGGCCAGCGCTGAACTGCTGCGAGTGGTCGGCGCGCAGCCCGAGCCATACCGGGCGCTGCTCAAACAGTTGCGCGAGCGCCTGCGCGCCACCCGAGCCTGGAGCGAGGCGGCGCTGGCCGCTGAAGTCGCCCCCGGCCCCGAGGTGCTGCACGACAACCGCGAGCTGCTCGAGCCGCTGGAACTCTGCTACCACTCGCTGCACGCCTGCGGCATGGGCGTGATCGCCGAAGGCGCGCTGCTCGACTGCCTGCGCCGCGCCGCGACCTTCGGCCTGTTCCTGGTACGTCTGGATCTGCGCCAGGATGCCGCGCGGCATGCCGCCGCCCTGAGTGAGATCACCGACTATCTGGGTCTTGGTCGCTATGCCGAGTGGGACGAGGACGCGCGTATCGGTTTTCTGTTGCGTGAGCTGGACAATCGTCGGCCGCTGTTGCCGCCGCAGCACCGGCCCTCGGCAGACACTGCCGAAGTGCTGGCCACCTGCCGGGTGGCCGCTGCCGCGCCTGCCGCCTCTCTGGGCTCCTATGTAATCTCCATGGCCGGCGCGCCTTCCGACGTGCTGGCGGTGCAACTGCTGCTCAAGGAAGCCGGGTTGCAACGGCCGATCCGCGTGGTGCCGCTGTTCGAGACCCTCGCCGACCTGGATAACGCCGGCCCGGCGATCGACCGTCTGCTCGGCCTGCATGGCTACCGCGCGCGCCTGCACGGCCCGCAGGAAGTGATGATCGGCTATTCCGACTCGGCCAAGGACGCCGGCACCACCGCAGCGGCCTGGGCCCAGTATCGTGCCCAGGAAACCCTGGTCGAGGTCTGTCGCGAACACGAGGTCGAGCTGTTGCTGTTCCATGGCCGCGGTGGCACGGTCGGCCGTGGCGGCGGCCCGGCCCATGCGGCGATCCTCTCGCAGCCGCCGGGCTCGGTAGCCGGGCGTTTCCGCACCACCGAGCAGGGCGAGATGATCCGCTTCAAGTTCGGCCTACCCGACCTGGCCGAGCAGAACCTCAATCTGTACCTGGCAGCGGTGCTGGAAGCCACCCTGCAGCCACCGCCGGCGCCTGAACCGGCCTGGCGTGCGGCCATGGACCGGCTGGCCGCCGATGGCGTGGCGGCCTACCGCGCGGTGGTGCGCGAGCATCCGCAGTTTGTCGAATACTTCAGCCAGGCCACCCCGGAACAGGAGCTGGGCCGCCTGCCGCTGGGCAGTCGCCCGGCCAAGCGGCGTGCCGGCGGGGTGGAAAGCCTGCGGGCGATCCCGTGGATCTTTGCCTGGACCCAGACCCGCCTGATGTTGCCGGCCTGGTTGGGCTGGGAAACGGCCCTGGGCAGCGCCCTGCAGCGTGGCGAACAGGCCCTGCTGGCGCAGATGCGCGAGCAGTGGCCGTTCTTCCGCACGCGCATCGATATGCTCGAAATGGTCCTGGCCAAGGCCGATGGCAGCATCGCCGCGCTCTATGACCAGCGTCTGGTCAGTCCTGAGCTGCAACCGCTAGGCGCGCAATTACGCGACCTATTGTCGCAGTCGTGTGCCATCGTTCTCGGCCTGACCGGGCAGTCGGAGCTGCTCGCCCATAGTCCCGAGACCCGCGAGGCAATCACGGTGCGCAACATCTACCTGGACCCGTTGCACCTGCTCCAGGCCGAGCTCCTGGCCCGTTCCAGGCAGCGTCAGAGCCCGGTGGAAGGCCCCCTGGAGCAGGCCCTGCTGGTGACGGTGGCGGGGATCGCCGCCGGGCTGCGCAATACCGGCTGA
- a CDS encoding TetR/AcrR family transcriptional regulator, producing the protein MSNKLLPPSGGPGRPKDPAKRLAILEAAKRLFMRNGYEGSSMDAIAAEAGVSKLTVYSHFTDKETLFACAVESKCEEQLPTPYFELHSDTAIDTVLLAIGRGFNSLINSEESVAMMRLVMTQAGQNPQMAQLFYDAGPQRMLLAMEHLLEQANANGQLRVEHPQRAAEHFFSLIKGGCNFRRLIGCCEPPSGLAADEHVQEVVKLFLRAYRP; encoded by the coding sequence ATGTCCAACAAACTGTTACCGCCCTCCGGTGGCCCCGGACGGCCCAAGGACCCTGCCAAGCGGCTGGCCATTCTCGAGGCCGCCAAGCGTCTGTTCATGCGCAACGGTTATGAAGGTAGCAGCATGGATGCCATCGCCGCCGAGGCCGGCGTGTCCAAGCTCACGGTGTACAGCCATTTCACCGACAAGGAGACACTGTTCGCCTGCGCGGTGGAGTCCAAGTGCGAGGAGCAACTGCCCACCCCCTATTTCGAGCTGCACAGCGACACCGCCATCGACACGGTGCTGCTGGCCATCGGCCGCGGCTTCAACAGCCTGATCAACAGTGAAGAGTCGGTCGCGATGATGCGCCTGGTGATGACCCAGGCCGGGCAGAACCCGCAGATGGCCCAGCTGTTCTACGACGCCGGCCCGCAGCGCATGCTGCTGGCCATGGAGCATCTGCTGGAACAGGCCAACGCCAACGGCCAATTGCGCGTGGAGCATCCGCAGCGTGCCGCGGAGCACTTCTTCAGCCTGATCAAGGGCGGTTGCAACTTCCGCCGCCTGATCGGCTGCTGCGAGCCACCCAGCGGCCTGGCGGCCGACGAGCATGTGCAGGAAGTGGTGAAGCTGTTTTTGCGCGCCTATCGCCCCTGA